The nucleotide sequence GTTTTGGTGGATAACCTCTACCTCAAACCCAAATTGAAAGCCGAACGGCTGGCTAAATCCGAGCTATCCCAGGCCAAAACTGCAGATGCTGTCGGGATCGATCGGCCCTAACCCAACCTGCCTCGAACCCGAACGGCATCTGCCAATTCTCACTGAGTCCGCCCTGCCCCACCTGAGTTCGATGATTCTGCATGGCCCCCATTAAGATTTGCAGGCGTAGTAGCGCAGTTTGAATTCTCGCTGCCGCAGTTTGTGGTCCACAATCGCCTGCGGATAACCGCACCCCTGCCGTTCGAGTGCTCCGAGCCTGTTCGCGTCGAGCAATTGCGGCAGATCGAGTCCAGCCAATTCTGGAACGTATCGGCGAATGTACTCCCCCTCGGGATCGTAGCGTTTGGCTTGGGTGGATGGATTGAATATACGTAGCGGCTTCCGGTCGGTGCCCACACCGGCACTCCACTGCCAGCCGCCGTTATTGGCAGCTAAGTCCCCATCCACCAACATTTGCATGAAATATTGCTCTCCCCAGCGCCAGTCGAGCAGCAGATCTTTGGTCAAAAAGCTGGCCACAATCATGCGACAGCGATTGTGCATCCACCCCGTTTGGTTCAACTGGCGCATGGCGGCGTCCACGATGGGGTAGCCCGTTTGACCGCTGCACCAGGCTTCAAAGTTAGCCCGATCGGTATCCCATTCGAAGCACTTGAATTGCTGCTGAAAGACCTGTGTTTCTAGCTGGGGCCAGTGGTAGAGGGCGTGCTTGTAAAATTCGCGCCACGCTAACTCCTGCCGCCAAGTTTTGAGACTGGTTTCCCCCTCGTCACTGCGAATTTCTGGCTCGGCATCGACAGTGGCTTGCCACACCTGTCTGACTCCAATCGTGCCCCAGCGCAAGTGCGGGCTCAAGCCGGATGTGCCGTCGCAGGCGGGTAAATTGCGCTGACTGCGGTAATCGAAGATCGCGCCGCTGCTCCAGAATTGGTCCAATCGCTCTAGGGCCGCCGATTCTCCAGCAGTCGGTAGCTCTTGCTGGCAGCTAAACCCGAGATCTGCCAATGTCGGTAGGGGAATGGAGGAAATATCTGGGGCCTGCAGGCGATTGGGAGCTGAGTAGGGGGCAGGTTTGGGCCTGCTCGACCAATTGCGCCAAAAAGGACTGTAGACGGAGTAGGGTTTACCGGCTCGAGTGGCGATCGCCTCTGGTTCGTGCAGCAACATATCTTGAAACGATCGCGCTTCAATACCATCAGCCGTCAATCCCTCGCGCACTTGTCGGTCGCGGGCGATCGCATAGGGTTCCACATCCTCATTCCAGAACGCCGCCGCCGCACCGCTGTCTCGCGCCAGTTGTCGCAACACCGCTAGCGGCTGGCCCTGCCGCACCACGAGACGGCCCCCTCGACTGGCGTAATTTTCCTGCAGTTCTGCCAGCGATGCCAACATAAATTGCACCCGTGCGGGGGCCGTATCGGCCCTGTCCAAGATGCCGCGATCGAGGATAA is from Synechococcus sp. PCC 7336 and encodes:
- a CDS encoding deoxyribodipyrimidine photo-lyase, producing MTRDALALLWHRRDLRLHDNAALHMATQAYARVLGVFILDRGILDRADTAPARVQFMLASLAELQENYASRGGRLVVRQGQPLAVLRQLARDSGAAAAFWNEDVEPYAIARDRQVREGLTADGIEARSFQDMLLHEPEAIATRAGKPYSVYSPFWRNWSSRPKPAPYSAPNRLQAPDISSIPLPTLADLGFSCQQELPTAGESAALERLDQFWSSGAIFDYRSQRNLPACDGTSGLSPHLRWGTIGVRQVWQATVDAEPEIRSDEGETSLKTWRQELAWREFYKHALYHWPQLETQVFQQQFKCFEWDTDRANFEAWCSGQTGYPIVDAAMRQLNQTGWMHNRCRMIVASFLTKDLLLDWRWGEQYFMQMLVDGDLAANNGGWQWSAGVGTDRKPLRIFNPSTQAKRYDPEGEYIRRYVPELAGLDLPQLLDANRLGALERQGCGYPQAIVDHKLRQREFKLRYYACKS